The Primulina huaijiensis isolate GDHJ02 chromosome 6, ASM1229523v2, whole genome shotgun sequence genomic sequence CCTAATATATAAAAGAGAGCAGCTAGCTGGCAAGTGACAACAATATTCTTTTGTCGAAaaagaacataaataaattaaccaaaaattttaAGGTTTTATGTTATACTTGAATTAGAAATACAACCATATTAGTTCAGCATTGAATTTTTGGATCAATAGCTAAGGACAAGACAAACTAAAAGAGCATgcaaaaaataacttttaaaacatcaaAAACTTGGAATATGTTGGCAAAAAATAGCAAAAACATGGAACATGTTGGGAAAGAGAGTAAAAACAATGACAATCAAATTCAGAGAAAGCAATATTCTTTTCCCCCCTAGATAGAAATGAGACAGCAAGGTCAAATCAGTTTTAGTTCCACAATAGCAATCACCAACCAAAATAATTCAATGAGTGCAAGAAAAGTATGTCGACGAGACAAATATTATGTAGAATACCCAAAACTTAGTACAGTCAAAATCCTCCAACATATCAGTTTTGGCCATTAAAGACTTTTGACCTAAAACAACCAGGGGGTACTAAATATTTATGATGGGTACTGGCAAACAAAAGAATATCAAGTGTGTGAAAAATCACAATAGTTGTGGGGGTGGGGGAGACTTACAAGAACCATCCAATTCCAATACCACAACAAGGAAGCCTCTCCTCTCTAAATGGTCTTCCTGTAACAACAGCATAACCTATGAAATAACAAAAGGAAACGAGAAAGAGAAGATCAGTATGGTGCCAAATGTAAATATGGGATACTCCCATTTAGAAAAAATACCAACAAGGTTTATCTCTTATTAATCCAGAATAAACACGTCATCTCCGGCAGAAAAAAATTCCTAGAAACTATCTAGACCATCAACAAAATACGGAGCGGTGGTAAAAACATGTATAGAAACTGATCGAGAAAATTACCAGGAACTATCTGATATCCGTGATGATAGTATTGAGGAGGACCACCTGAAAATCCAGGAGGGTGCGTGGCTTGAGGAAATCCGATAACCGGCTGCGACGGAGGAGGAGGAGGCTGATAATTCGCCACACCTTGAAAAGTGCCATAATAATAAttcggcggcggcggcggaggaGGAGGAGCTGATGGATTGTGGACTCTGCTTTTCTCTCCACCTTGTTCGCTCATTTTTCCTTGCCGATGAAGATTTGATTTCAAAGCAGTCCACAGCTTACCAGTCTCACGCGCTGAAATGAGCTGCCTGCTTCCCACAATTTCTCCTTTTTATGGGTGATTCTAATTATAGTAGACCAGCGGTCGGGCCGCGTACTCTGGAAATTAAGAtgaactagttttttttttaacaaataattttaaaataaaatttactaatttttgaaattaaaataaagtgAGAAATAAATTGGAAGAATATTTTggaatgttaaaattttttttatcgacATATCGAAAATTAGttatcttatattttatatatttaatataattacatcattattattcaaataataattaaaactataacaaaataatttatatatataatatgtaaatatttgatttttgaaaaagtgGTCGAGTATAGATAGATTAATATAGATAAGTAAGTAATTCAAAAATACTAGCAAATAACTACTGTTTTATGTAGTACTTAGAATACGTTAtataggaaaaataaaatataatatataagttCGAATGAAAAAAGAtatctaatttattatatatactaaTAAAATATGCACACACGTTccatgtattattattatttttaatttgatcaaataatattaaacaattaacatgaaattattATCAATTTAGAAGAGAGAAcagttttctttatatttttttctatgtaaaatattaaGTGACTTGAGAAAGTTTTTAGTAGGATAATAAAagtaattatggaattaaatattttagtgtcctctaatttaattattctaattgtctcacacttaataatataatatacatatttaattaaaaacattttttaaaaagtaatttcTGAGTTCTTAAAAAAATCTAAGAAACCAAAGAATATGATTTCTAAATATATgcttcattattttttaaataatagcaCTCAATCCAAACACAAAACCGATCTCACATGCCATAAAATTACGGATTTTTtctccaaccacaaaatctattttggtgcaaattttacactaaaatagtgcgatttctgtaccaaatacaacatccatctccaacctatttacttcaaatcttacactaaaaaaaatattctcggAATATTCCATTTactttacatatattaattattatattttatttaatatatttaaattatgactaatgttttattattaaaaaatttaaataataatatttaagtttatcttctaaatgtatttttctttattatatttgtatttgaattatgtgtttcaaattgcatttgtatttcaattatatttttcattttagttatgaattgtattgttataataattttttgtatttgtattaaattatattaattaaaaatcattaaatcaaattagtttttaaataataataattaacataaataaataaatattttaaaaatcaacaattatattttttaaaatttttaggattaaatatataattattaaaataaatattatattattattttataatatttacaatttttaatacaaatatttataataaatacacatttaaaaaaattaaaaaaaaatgacccTGCGTCAAATTTGGCGCATGGACGCAGCCCCATTGGAGCATTGAACGCTGCACCAAAATGGTGTTTCCGaaaaaagaatattttgtttttgttgtcaAATTTATTCAATGCAAACTACAGTAGGGTCTGCCCCAGTGAGATAGAACTTTGACGGACCTACGTATGTATAATTGGAATGTAGAAGCCTTGTGATGATGGAATATGTTTCATCAGTCAGAAATTAGGGCTGTGAGGTTCTTGAACTGCAAATTAATTAAGCCAAGAAACATTCTGAGTAAGCTGATAAATAACAAGAGAAGTGATTCTTGTTTTAGGGTAAATCATTACCAACAATTTCCAGAACTCGAAgcataattatatttgattggATTTGGAGAGCATACGGATCTATATATAATCTCTGTTGCAGGATCTAACCACATTGAAGGCCTACAAATCTGCCTGCACGATGAAACTTGGGTCTCAGTCCCACCAGTGACCAGACCTCTCCGCAGATTTCATCAATGTTGGTGATTCTTTGCAGGTACGTACGTACTTAACCCTGGAAATTCTATAAAAGAGGCCTTAGAGCACGCATATATATAATTCTCATGCAAGGGAGATGATCAGCTCTTGTCTCAGTTGTGTTTGCACTTTTGCATGCTACATTAATGAATGCTTGTTCGAGATGTGTTAGTAATACCCCCAAACATAAACTTAAGTTTACCCATGAAAACAATCACTATTCGATAAGGGGGAGTAGTAACATTAATCTTTGTCCAACTAACCCATTGGATTGGTGAATATACACTCTGAGATTTTTCTCCTTCCGCTGTTCAATCTgggcaaaaaaataaataaattttgtgtataaaaaatcaattaaatcaaccCCTGAATCCATCTTACCATTACTCGACTGCAATTCTTGGCCACATGCACGTTTTGTATTCGATCATTGTTTCATACAGTGACTtgaacatgtgtgtgtgtgtgtgtgtgtgtgtgtgtagtgaATGCCATATATATGATGTGGTGTTGATTAATTTTGGTGCAGGTTATGACCAGAGTGTGACATAGTGTTGGCCGGTGGTTTGGGGTCAAGAGTGTCAATGATATTCTTTGGAGGTCACCTCCGAGCCAAATCATTACAACTTTAGCTTCATTGATGCAAGAAGATGAGGAAAGCTCTTACAGAGAATTCAAGTGGTTTGAGTACAAATACAggaattatatattgaaatattgACTCGGTTGACTTGTGGGGCATTGGCTGCATCCAATTACGTGTTATGCGTCAAATACTTGTTTcacaataatattttgtattatttagaGGCTAATAGTGTATAAATTctaatttcaataataaataaaatatttatctccgtggaaacttttaaatttttagtttcAAACCTTTGAGATAATTTGGCACAATCATGTAATGGCATACTTCGTTCACACGTTTGTTCATCAATTATAAGATTACATGACGAATAAACAAATGGACATAAAAGTATAAAGAACGCATTACAATAACAATATACATTTGCATTCTTGTCCTTCACTTAGTCTTTTAAAATAGagtatagcaattttataaactttaaagGCAAAATTCATTTCCAACAGCAAAGAAGTGAGTAAAAAGAACCGCCTGCATAAGAACTGACTTACAGGTGGGAAGTAATAATATTGCATATTGACTTGAAAAATGCAGGACAAATCACATAACACAGGGAATCTAGAACAAATGGTCCAACAAAACACCACAATTCAACCGCACCCACTTATTGAAACAGGGCTCTCTGGAAGTTTTCAGCGATAATTATTTAGAGGGTCAGCAGCCTTTCCAGATCTTGCATCAGTCCATGCTTTAGCTATTGTTCGCTTCATCTCCTCATCACCATCCTCATACATATTCTGCAAATggataataaataatttgaactgCAAACACACACGTGCAAGTTAAATTCAAGGTTAGACGAACATACCTTCATCAAGTCCATTATACCAGCCATTGGGTCGCTGCCTTTGTCTAAATTCGGCTTCAGCTGTACAATTGTAACGAGAACAACTTAgtataaagttttaaaataaagaaaattcatTTTGAGTGTCAAGAAGAATTACCTTATCTTCTTTGAAGTGCAAATCCAACCAGTTACCCGTGGAAGCTTTAGTTAAAGTGATAACCACCCTTTTAGGCTTCACAATCAATTTGCATTTTTCGGGAATAATCTCCTTGTTTAGCTTAGGTACAGCACACCGATAGTTCTTCCCTTGGACATCATGAAATTTCACATCAAAGGACATTGGTTTGAAATCTGTTTCGGTCTTCTCCTTGTCAACACCCTCCAATGAGATATAAATctaggaaataaaaaaaattgtcattaGTAACAGTTCATACTTCATATATAAAAGCAATAAAGAATCTCAGCCAGTGACGGCACAAAAAGAAAAGGACACACTAGAAATAGCGCAATTGAAAAATAACACAATAAGTAGCAATAATCACGATGCAATAATTTACCGATACAGCTGAGTTTATGCACAAAATAATGTCACCAAAATGACTTCTACAGAGttctgaaaaaaataattacttctGTATAAATAGGTAAACTGCAAATTTCAACAGCTAGTACTGGAAAATCATATATGGCCAGGCCAGGAGTAACAGTGTTACCTTTCACTCAAGAGATACAAATATAGACAAAGTCTTGCACTTACCCTATGTCAAAAGACGAAGATATACAGTTCTACATCAACGAAACAAAAGCCAACACAAACATGAATTATAACCTTCAACTGATCACTTTCCTGATCCCAGCTAAAGGAACTGAGAGTAGCATAATTCAATGCCTGGTTTGATGCAGCCTTTGTTACATTTGTTATTGGAGTTGGCATGTGTACAGCTGAAACTGGAGCTGGTGTTTGAGAAGATGGTTTGGCAGCAACTTCAGTAGATAACTGGACACAAAATACAAGCAATTGGCATAAGTGTTCAAACACATAGTTATGAATGATAACACACTCCTTTCTCCCATGTTTTAAAAACTGCAAGAATTACTATATCCTAAATACACATTGAGCTGAATCATGAATGAAAAGTAATAACTTTGTATAATCTGAAATCTACATGGAGCTGAAGTAAGCTGGAGATACACAACAAACCAATTATTGATACCCAAAACTCCAAATATTTAACCAAAAATTGTATTACTCATTTGGATTTCAAGTGTACCACGAACACAAGTTTATACAAGACGTCCAGCAAAACAAACAATCATCAGGTTTACTTACAAGCCTATTAAATTCCCAAAAGCCACTAACGGCACATCTTCCAAGTGAACAGCGCGGGAAAGTTCTCAGATAAAGAAGTAAATGATCCAGAATTCCATTCAACATTGAGAGAAGAGTGTGCAAATGCAAAATGATAAGACTAAAAAGAGAAAACAATAAGATATAATCAGCAACAAGAGATAGGTGAACCGCCATTTCACCAATCAAATCTATGCAGGAAAAGAAGGAGATCCAATCAAGTAaataaaaaactcaaaataaaagaATAGACAACGACCAAAAAACCTTTTCCAAATCACGAATCTCAGAGGAAATGATAGAGACGACGCGGGGCCTCTTCGCAATGCTT encodes the following:
- the LOC140978207 gene encoding large ribosomal subunit protein eL20z-like; this encodes MSEQGGEKSRVHNPSAPPPPPPPPNYYYGTFQGVANYQPPPPPSQPVIGFPQATHPPGFSGGPPQYYHHGYQIVPGYAVVTGRPFREERLPCCGIGIGWFLFISGFFLGTIPWYIGALLLLCVRLDYREKAGLVACTLAAILASIAVTLGVTRATHSW
- the LOC140978211 gene encoding uncharacterized protein; translation: MSGSEDLILDLAELKQLQSIAKRPRVVSIISSEIRDLEKLSTEVAAKPSSQTPAPVSAVHMPTPITNVTKAASNQALNYATLSSFSWDQESDQLKIYISLEGVDKEKTETDFKPMSFDVKFHDVQGKNYRCAVPKLNKEIIPEKCKLIVKPKRVVITLTKASTGNWLDLHFKEDKLKPNLDKGSDPMAGIMDLMKNMYEDGDEEMKRTIAKAWTDARSGKAADPLNNYR